In one window of Desulfurispora thermophila DSM 16022 DNA:
- a CDS encoding methyltetrahydrofolate cobalamin methyltransferase, with protein MLIIGEKINSTRKSIDRAVRAKDVEVIQEEAKKQIEAGAHMLDVNCGTLDAQDEPATMEWLVRTVQEAAGVPLCIDSPNHKALAAGLSVHRGKAMINSISGETERFANVLPLVKQYGASVVALCMDDRGIPASMGQALEVGTKLVNRLLDAGVPVEDIYFDPLVRSVATNPETVLETLQLMEEMSARFSGLHFVSGLSNVSFGLPERRHLNRAYVVLSMASGLDAVIVDPLDSTLMALAYATEALLNKDRFCMQYIRSYQQGKLKG; from the coding sequence ATGCTTATTATTGGCGAAAAGATTAACTCTACGCGCAAAAGCATAGACAGAGCAGTACGGGCGAAAGATGTAGAAGTAATACAGGAAGAAGCAAAAAAACAGATCGAGGCCGGGGCACACATGCTGGATGTCAATTGCGGCACTCTGGATGCCCAGGACGAGCCGGCTACCATGGAGTGGCTGGTCCGGACGGTGCAGGAGGCTGCCGGTGTACCCCTGTGCATTGACAGTCCCAATCACAAGGCCCTGGCGGCCGGATTGAGTGTGCACCGGGGCAAGGCCATGATCAATTCCATCAGTGGTGAAACGGAAAGATTTGCCAATGTCCTGCCTCTGGTTAAACAGTACGGCGCCTCGGTAGTGGCTCTCTGCATGGACGACCGGGGCATTCCGGCCAGCATGGGACAGGCCCTGGAAGTGGGCACAAAACTGGTAAACAGACTTCTGGATGCCGGAGTGCCTGTGGAGGATATTTACTTTGATCCTCTGGTGCGCTCGGTGGCCACCAACCCGGAAACCGTGCTGGAAACATTACAGCTCATGGAGGAAATGTCGGCCCGTTTCAGCGGACTGCATTTTGTTTCCGGGCTGAGCAATGTATCTTTTGGATTGCCCGAGCGCCGGCATTTGAACCGGGCCTATGTGGTTTTAAGCATGGCCAGCGGGCTGGACGCCGTCATTGTCGACCCCCTGGACAGCACCTTGATGGCTCTGGCGTACGCCACAGAGGCCCTGCTGAACAAAGACCGTTTCTGTATGCAGTACATCCGCAGCTACCAGCAGGGAAAATTGAAAGGGTAG
- a CDS encoding cobalamin B12-binding domain-containing protein, translated as MTELAKALMELDEQKVYQLVEEKLNNGVSPLDILAECNEGMAGVGDLFSQGQYFLSQMLFSAEIFKNVMKQLEAVLPQTQESTGKNKVVIGTVKGDIHDIGKNIVVSLLKGSGFEVIDLGVDVPAEKFVAALQESGAKVLGLSALLNFTYPEMKNVVQAVTDAGLRDQVTIIIGGAPCNEQVRQFAGADYYAEDAVAGVNICKKVYAC; from the coding sequence ATGACCGAGCTGGCCAAAGCGTTGATGGAACTGGATGAGCAAAAAGTTTACCAATTGGTTGAGGAAAAACTTAATAATGGCGTTTCCCCGCTGGATATACTGGCCGAGTGCAATGAAGGCATGGCGGGAGTGGGCGATTTATTTTCCCAGGGGCAATATTTCCTGAGCCAGATGCTCTTTTCGGCCGAGATCTTCAAGAACGTCATGAAGCAGCTGGAGGCCGTGCTGCCCCAGACGCAGGAAAGCACGGGCAAGAACAAGGTAGTGATTGGTACAGTCAAAGGCGATATCCACGACATTGGCAAAAACATCGTGGTCAGCCTGCTGAAAGGTTCGGGCTTTGAGGTCATTGACCTGGGCGTGGACGTGCCGGCGGAAAAATTTGTGGCCGCGCTGCAGGAAAGCGGGGCAAAGGTGCTGGGTTTAAGCGCTCTGCTCAACTTCACCTACCCGGAAATGAAAAATGTGGTGCAGGCGGTTACAGATGCCGGCCTGCGGGATCAAGTGACCATTATCATTGGCGGAGCTCCCTGCAATGAGCAGGTGCGGCAGTTTGCAGGCGCCGACTATTATGCGGAAGATGCCGTAGCAGGGGTTAACATTTGCAAAAAGGTTTACGCTTGCTGA